The following are encoded together in the Blautia obeum ATCC 29174 genome:
- a CDS encoding serine O-acetyltransferase has protein sequence MNRKKDVILRATVALTENYKKEELFMPKNNRELPSRAAVIDVVKELRSVIFPGYFWNDSAAKVFPEYFAGYRLNDLYDRLKEQIEIALLYAQPELEQEGAEEEADRICAGFFEQLPEVQQRLLKDVQAGFDGDPAAKSKEEIISSYPGLFAIYVYRLAHLLYKEEVPYIPRIMTEYAHGKTGIDINPGATIGDYFFIDHGTGVVIGETTEIGCNVKLYQGVTLGALSTRQGQQLANVKRHPTIRDNVTIYSNASVLGGETVVGENTIIGGNTFITESVPANTKVSAKSPELVIKKSRSAVSKTDVWDWQD, from the coding sequence ATGAACAGAAAAAAAGATGTGATTCTCAGGGCCACTGTGGCTTTGACTGAAAATTATAAAAAAGAAGAGTTATTTATGCCAAAAAATAACAGAGAACTTCCAAGCAGGGCAGCAGTGATCGATGTTGTCAAGGAACTTCGTTCCGTTATTTTTCCGGGTTACTTCTGGAATGATTCGGCAGCAAAGGTATTTCCGGAATATTTTGCGGGATACCGTCTGAATGATCTTTATGACAGACTCAAGGAACAGATTGAAATTGCTCTTTTATATGCACAGCCGGAATTAGAACAGGAGGGCGCAGAAGAAGAGGCAGACCGTATCTGTGCAGGCTTTTTTGAACAGCTTCCAGAGGTGCAGCAGCGTCTTCTGAAAGATGTGCAGGCGGGATTCGACGGTGATCCGGCTGCCAAGAGCAAAGAAGAAATCATATCATCGTATCCTGGTTTGTTTGCCATTTATGTATATCGCCTGGCTCATCTTTTATATAAAGAAGAAGTTCCGTATATTCCGCGAATCATGACAGAATATGCACATGGTAAGACCGGAATCGATATTAATCCGGGAGCAACGATTGGAGATTACTTCTTTATTGATCATGGTACAGGTGTGGTAATCGGTGAAACAACTGAGATCGGCTGCAATGTAAAATTATATCAGGGAGTAACTCTTGGGGCGCTTTCTACGAGACAGGGCCAACAGTTGGCCAATGTGAAACGTCATCCAACGATCAGGGATAATGTGACAATCTATTCCAATGCGTCTGTACTTGGCGGAGAAACGGTTGTGGGAGAAAATACGATCATTGGAGGTAACACATTTATTACAGAATCTGTTCCGGCCAACACCAAGGTCAGTGCCAAGAGCCCGGAATTGGTGATCAAGAAATCTCGCAGTGCAGTATCCAAAACAGATGTCTGGGATTGGCAGGACTGA